AATAAACTGACTTCGTTACAGGCGTGAAAGCCGCCGCCATTAGAAAGCTTCCCCAAGAGTTGGGAATACCAGAAAGTCAACTTAAGCCTGAGGACTTTCATTTCCTCACTCGGATACACTATCTGGCGCCCAGTAATGGCGTCTGGGGAGAGCACGAGAGTGAGTAAATTATTGTACCAAGGCTGCGTCAATTGCCTGCTAATCGAGAGGCAAGTCGACTATATTTTGTTCTCTACTCTCAACGTGGACCTTGAACTCAACCCCAACGAGGTCAGTGATGCCAAATATGTTTCAAAGTCTGAACTTGAGGATATGTTCGTCGATCCTTGTGAGTACCTTCATTCCTCAGCAGCTCCCAGTTACTAACATTTATCTACTCATCTGTAGCCAATTCATTCACTCCATGGTTTAAGCTTATTGCTCGAgaccttcttttcccttggTGGGATGAGATGCTCGCCAAGTCTAGATCGGCAGGGTGGGACGAGGAGAGTGGAGTTGGGGAGGTTCGAGCGGACGTGCTGGCTAACGGACCAAAAATAAATGAGCTCATTCGGATGATCTGAGTTGTTGCCATAGTTGAAGAGGGCGCGGCATTGATCTTTGAGATAATGGACGGCGTTTCGGACATTCGTGTAATTTCATACCCTTTTTTTGGACATAATGGAGGTATATTCTATATCTCAGCGCTGTATTGATCGGATGTTCTAGTTAGTCGAAACGGAAACTTTCCTTCGAGAGGAGCTCCCCGTCGATAGATCTAATGATATATGTCGGACTGGCAAGATAGTTCCTGACCTGTTCGCCATTTTTCATGTCCACGGCATCGACTATCACCAGACGTTAGCATACAAAGTCTCGTTTACAATCATTCCTTACCTCTTTCTTCACATTTTTTGACATCCTCAACGATTCCGGCCTCCCAATTTCTTTTTATTACTCGTTTTCTTGCTACcttctcatccacatcaACCCAGACGCCTATATCCATCATTGCCGCACAATCTCTCCAGCCAGGTTGGTCAAGAAGAGTATAGAGACCTTCTATGAGGATGATGCGGTGTCCAGGTAAGATAGGGAAAGGTGAGGGCTTGGGATCTTTAGAAGCATGATCGAATGTTGGAAAAGGAATATTTTTCGGCGGGTGAGggcaaagaggaaggcggagAAGTAAGAGAAAAGCTTTATATGAATTCAAATCAAAGGTAAAGGAGGCCCCCTATAGCGGAACTGTTTTAGCATTGTCAGTGAGATTCAAGGATGCGCTCACCCTTCTCCAATGAGCGTCCTGAGGATCATCAAAGCCGTCTAATTCCTCTCGACGATAATGCCATCCATCTAAACCTATCGTTAAGGCAACCTCTTCGCCATTCCCTTGCTGGCTGCTCCCCTCTGCAAGCAAAGATGAAACAGGAGTCTCAATATGAGAAGGATTTGTGGGTGGATGGCcaaggatgaaggagttgaGGGCGTCGGCGAGGGGATATGCGAGAGTAGATTTACCTGATCCAGGTGGCCTGTTATGTCGCACGTTATACCGTGAGTTATTTGGTTCATAGTGAATATATCGAATATAAAGATACATACCCTGCTATTGCGACTAGGAGTCTCCGATCTTTTGGAAGTCTCGTAATGGTTAGTTTTGAAAGTGGTGGGCACGCGCAGCAAGGGAAAGGAGCTTTACCTACTCGTTATATTTCTTAACAATTTCGTTGACGAGTTGTTCAGGGGTGACCTGCATGATTTGAACACGTTCAAGGATTCTGCTGTTGAATAAATGATGTCTTCCTTGAATATGGAGGGATGAAAGTAATACTATATGGGGCACATAAACGACGTAATAGGCAACGAAACACTTGACTGCTTCACCTCCACCCCAGTCCGAAGCCGGTTCATTCACTGCGCCTTGATCCCTCTATCTTCagccaccttcttctctgtaCCCTTTGTTGTTACCCtgctttcccttccctcatATCATATGTACTCCCTTCCTACCCAGTCTCTATCACATATTAAtcctccctcccatccatcttcccccTTATCTGCAGCCTTCCCgtcatccccttctctACTGCGAGACGTCGGGGATGAGCAAATGATATGGGAACCCATAGTGCCTGTACGTGGTGCCAACCAGATCAGCTATAACGCTGACTTCGTGATTTCTGTCCAGGAGACCAGGCAGATGCACTATCTGGCTTTGGATACCAACATATTGATCAACTATTTGAACACTGTTCGGACTCTACATACGTTACTGTCGGCTTCTGTTGACCGATTAGGGCTACTGATACTTATTCCTATAAAAGTCATTCAAGGTTAGTCCGTTCATTTAACAGCGCTGGGTCCTTCTCAACTGACCCGAAATAGAGATTGATGGTCTCAAACATTCACAAAAACTACCGTACCCTGACTCACCCGTTGATATAGGCCGCCTTGCTAGACTTGCCAACGCTTGGCTACTTGAGACGCATAGGAtaaggagagaaggtggaCTGTCCGCGGTAAGATGTCAAAgcttgaaagagagataCGACCATTCCATGATTGTGGGTCTACGTTCTTGTTTTATTGGTTTGGGCTACGTTGCTGACCTTACCTGTAGGGCGGGAAAGGTGACGATGATATTCTGGACTGCTGCATGTATTTCGATCAACATGGAGCTAGGGTCGTGTTGTGGACAAATGATAAAAATCTTAGCCTGAAGGTAAGATCTATCCCTGTGGGCTATTTATTTTGTGCTCACAATGGCCGAACACCCAAAGTAGGCTGAGGCCAATAACATCCAGACTTTGGGTGGTCATCCATTATCCCTTAGCACTCTCCTAAAAGATTCTGGAGCAGACCTCCCGAGCGGATTATGGGGTCAGGCTGCTGCACTAGATGGCGACGTTCAAAACTTGGCTGAATCGCCAGAAACACGCAAGGACAATTCCGACATACATATGAATGATGCCGAACATTTAGTATATACGACAGCTGCTTTGAGTTTACAGAAAGCTGATTCTCAATACCCCCTCACAGGTCGAATATTATCATGGTTCCGATAGTCTTTCATCGCCGATCTCTGTCCAGCCGGGCAGTAGCAAGCCGAAATACTTTGCCGATCTTCCTCCAATATTCTCTCGTGGTTCTCGTGAGATCAATCAAGTGCATACTCCGCCCCAAGCCGACACTGTTCAAAGACGctaccctcttctttccaatCTTGGACAAGATGACGATATAGAAATCGATGAAGAGCCACTACTCCATTGCTCTGCCTTTCCATCTCGGGCGACTTACTCAGCTGCTTCAACGCGTCACGCATCTCCGATTCATGCTGAGCTCTCATCTCACAGACAGCTTGCCCGTCGCCCATCAAGTCTGATGCTGTCATCTCTTCGCATATCGCTTCTATCTCCGACACTTGCCCTCATATCTCACCCGTCCTATGCGCCGCAtatttcatcttcacctccaccatcaaCCCTACCGACAGTCTCTATCATCTCAACTCTGCTTTCTTCCTTAGTTTCCCTTGATTCATACCTGTCATCACAATCATATCCCATTGAGCATCCCTTGCGGTTGAGTTTAATGCGAGGGACAATTGCTGTCAGAACAATTCAAAAGTACATCGAGTATCATGAAAACACTCAAGCAAACGGCGGAACTAGGAGAATAAAGACAAATGATATGCTCGTGGCCGTGAATAATTTGAGAGATACATTGAGTGACCTGGATGTGGGGATGGAAATCGACGTGCTCGACGATTTCAAAGGATATGACTGATTTTTTTCTGCATGATTAGCTACATAGATACATATTCACAAGACAGGGTGGCTCGAAGATAACAGTCAAACAGGCATATTTATTGGTCCAGCAATCATGTACTGATACATCCCGAGCCAACATGAAACAGATGACGTGATAGATACCATGCATATACACCAAATACAAGACAGAAATGGCAGACCAACAGTGATCCGTCATATGGATCCTTGAGGAACTGATTTTTAGAATGGTAGTAACTAGAGACTGCGACGTGCCATATGACACAATTTTGATGTTTGCTTCCAGCTGGCTCTCCATTAAAAGCGTTTACTCAGAGCCGTTCCGAAGGAGAGGGTGGAGCTATATCGGTGATTAATGTTTGCCTTTGGTCACTGGCAAAGTCAACTTACAAGCTGCTCATGTAAGGCTTTGCCTGCGGGAATCATAGGATATACGTGTTCGCTGGAAACGAGACATTCAAGTACGATGGGCCTCTTGCCATCGTATTCCAAAAACTCCTTCATCATTCGAGGCAGATCTTCAAGTTTTGTGCACCTGAGTCCTTTGGCTCCCATAGACTCTGAGAGCTTGACAAAGTCGGGGTTGGTCATTCGGGTATGAGAGTATCGGTTTTCGTAGAAAAGATCTGTGATTTCTGGGTCAGTATAATTGCGCGAGAATTAAATTAATGATCAGTCACCTTGCCATTGCTCGACCATCCCTTGGAATTCATTATTGAACAACAATACCTTGACGCCGATGTCGTACTGGCTTGCAGTAGCCAGCTCCATGGCAGTCATGGAAAAGCTCGCATCACCGTCGATGTCAATCACATACTTTTCAGGAGCGGCAACCTTGGCGCCGATAGCTGAGGGAAGACCGAAGCCCATAGTACCAAGGCCACCGGAAGAGACCCACGAACGAGGCTCAGTCCATCGGTAGTACTGACAGGCCCACATTTGATGTTGGCCAACACCAGTCGAGATAACAAATTTCTCCTCTGTATTCGTTGTAAGTTGAAGTCAGAATTGAATGGAAACCAGTTTAACTCACTGCCGAGAGCTTCAGCCTGTCGGTCGAGCTCCTGAACAACCTCTTGGGGCTTCAACTTCTGGCCCTCCTGGCTAGGGGTATACGTGAAGGGGTACCTCTCCTTGGTAGCCTTGCATCGGCCAATCCAGGCAGATCGGTCGACAGCTTCAATTTGAGGGACAAGCTCTCCGAGAGAGGCAACGACATCGCCGAGCACAGGAATCTGGGCCTCAACAATCTTGTTGATGTTTTTGGGTTGGATTTCGAAGTGAATGATACCGCCTCGGccctcagcagcagctgctTTGGCAGCGGGTGCGAAGGCTTATTCAATCATCAGTTTGATTCGCAATCTGACCTGTAATTAGAGTACTCACTGTCAACCTTGCCGGTCACACGatcatcaaatctcactCCCAAGGCAATCAGCACATCCGCCTCTTGCATCGCAAAGTTGGCGTATGCGGACCCATGCATGCCGATCATGTGTAAACTCTTCTCGTCTCTCTCGTCGAAGGCTCCCAGACCCTGAAGAGTGGTGGTCACAGGAATTCTCCCCTTGTCAGAGAGCTCCTTCAGAAGTTTAGGGCCTTCAGGAGACGAAAGGACACCGTTACCGGCGAAGATAATGGGTCTCTTAGCCTTGTTGATCATTTGAGCGGCCTCTGTAATCAAGTCGGCATCGCCTGGAAGGGGGTCGGACGGTTGAGACGACGGGTTGAGAGGGTTAGACGGAAGATAAGGAGAGTGACCAGGTTGAACAGATTTAGCGGGGATTGGTGTACGGAGAATAGCAGCGGTGACAtccttgggaagatcaacTAGGACTGGGCCAGGACGACCGGTGGTGGCAATCTTGAAAGCTTCGTTGATTCTTCTCGGGAGCTCAGCGATGTCTTTGACCATGACGTTCCACTTCGTGCAACTTCTAGAAATACCGACGACATCGGCTTCTTGGAAAGCATCGGAACCAATCAGGTTCGTGGCGACCTGACCACAGAAAACAACCATAGGCACACCGTCACTCAAGGCATCTTGCATGGGGGTAATGACGTTGGTAGCGCCAGGGCCAGAAGTGACAAGGACAACACCTGGTTTGCCAGAAACGCGAGCGTAGCCTTCTGCCATGTGGCCAGCACCCTGCTCGTGTCTTGGAAGAACGAACTCGAAGTGAGGGGAGTTATAGATGGCGTCAAAGACAGGAAGAATGGCGCCTCCCGGATAACCAAAGACCTGCTTTACGTCGTGACGGAGCATCATCTCTTGGAAGATCTGGCCACCGGAGAGACCGATAAATCTAATGACAACCTTAGCACACAATATGCGAATTCACAATAAGACCTACGAGTAGTCCAGCCCGTTCTTTACCTGGCTGTCGCTTTCAAAACGAGGCATATTAGTGGGCATGGGCTGAGGCGCAGCCTGAAAGTGTTGGGCAGGTTGAGGCCTAACAGCAGGActtgcagcagcagtagaAGCGCTGCTTTGGATTTTCCTCACATGGGCCCGGACACGCTCCTTGGCCTCGAGGGTCATACCTTTCTCGCGGATGGGAGTATCATACACGGGGGCTGGGGCATTTTGGGTGGAAGATGTGTGGATGTTGTTGGAATAACGGTCAGTGGACCTGTGTCTT
The nucleotide sequence above comes from Cryptococcus neoformans var. grubii H99 chromosome 1, complete sequence. Encoded proteins:
- a CDS encoding isopentenyl-diphosphate delta-isomerase — its product is MSTTAVETVITSPATLTTAVNDINLDSYDEEQVRLMEERCILVTPEDKVYGEGSKKVCHLMSNINTGLLHRAFSVFLFRPADGRLLLQKRADEKITFPSMWTNTCCSHPLSIKAELVEEDQAGVKAAAIRKLPQELGIPESQLKPEDFHFLTRIHYLAPSNGVWGEHEIDYILFSTLNVDLELNPNEVSDAKYVSKSELEDMFVDPSNSFTPWFKLIARDLLFPWWDEMLAKSRSAGWDEESGVGEVRADVLANGPKINELIRMI
- a CDS encoding acetolactate synthase, mitochondrial codes for the protein MLTRQARLLRRIPPPNAVLQSGLQRRHRSTDRYSNNIHTSSTQNAPAPVYDTPIREKGMTLEAKERVRAHVRKIQSSASTAAASPAVRPQPAQHFQAAPQPMPTNMPRFESDSQVKNGLDYSFIGLSGGQIFQEMMLRHDVKQVFGYPGGAILPVFDAIYNSPHFEFVLPRHEQGAGHMAEGYARVSGKPGVVLVTSGPGATNVITPMQDALSDGVPMVVFCGQVATNLIGSDAFQEADVVGISRSCTKWNVMVKDIAELPRRINEAFKIATTGRPGPVLVDLPKDVTAAILRTPIPAKSVQPGHSPYLPSNPLNPSSQPSDPLPGDADLITEAAQMINKAKRPIIFAGNGVLSSPEGPKLLKELSDKGRIPVTTTLQGLGAFDERDEKSLHMIGMHGSAYANFAMQEADVLIALGVRFDDRVTGKVDTFAPAAKAAAAEGRGGIIHFEIQPKNINKIVEAQIPVLGDVVASLGELVPQIEAVDRSAWIGRCKATKERYPFTYTPSQEGQKLKPQEVVQELDRQAEALGKEKFVISTGVGQHQMWACQYYRWTEPRSWVSSGGLGTMGFGLPSAIGAKVAAPEKYVIDIDGDASFSMTAMELATASQYDIGVKVLLFNNEFQGMVEQWQDLFYENRYSHTRMTNPDFVKLSESMGAKGLRCTKLEDLPRMMKEFLEYDGKRPIVLECLVSSEHVYPMIPAGKALHEQLLHPLLRNGSE